GCTATGAATTTGGATCCTCCAAAATCCATTATCCATCATAGGTGTACACTGTACAATGCAGTTCTAACGAAATTAGCATCCCATGATTACCATACAATTTACATTCCTATAGAAAATTTCAGCAAAtacatgaaaaaataaattaagacaaATTATTGTGCAAATGTTCTACTTCCCTTATACATTGGatgagttttttcttttttttttacattaagtCACCAAGATTAAACAAGTCATGTCCTAGtcacaaatttcaaaaattggtcAACTCATAAGATTAACAAATCCTACTGATATAATGTAATTCAGCAATGTAATATTGAAGTTTCATTATTATCACAGCAAGATTAAGCAAACCTATTTTCAATAACGACCAGAAATTTGCCAACTTCCAACAGGTATACACAAACAAGTGAGCAACATAGGTGGTAATACAACTTTGAACTATACGAGTTTGCAGttctttaagaaaaatatactaGACTTTGGTTGATAACATACTAGAACGtaaatatcaattaaaaaattcaaattcaagaaGATTAAAACACCATACATTTACCAAAACTAGCTAGTATATGAATATGAATAGGTATGCATATTGAAGAATAAGGTAAGGAAAAGATTTTCATTCTTACTGTAACTTCAACATAATCTTTGGGCCGTCTAATTTTCATGCTGCAGCCGAAAAGTGTACTACCATCAAAAGAAAGAGCACTTGAGGCATCCTCAGCCGTCAGGAACTCTACAACTGCTTGGCCTTTATCTTTATGCAACTGCAAGGAACAAATGCAAGAACAAACTCAAAACAACTGCTTCATTATGGGGGAGGGAGGGCATTAGTTTTCACGTTTTGCACTGTAAACTCACAATGCAGCTGATACATGGTTGGGCCTGCACGATATGATTAACACCTGAAGAGAGCAAGAGGTTATTGAAACTATCCATCACAGCTTTCTCAGTGACTGAAGTTGGTACATTCTCAAGATAAAGCCTTCTCATAGGTCGGGTAGCTTGTGTCAATTGGACAGGATCAATGTGGGCATTCTTCCCTATTGATACATCATTCAGAATCATTGCCAAAGGCTTGACAACAGTCGGATCAACAGAAGTAGCCAAAGCCATGCTCTGTATGTTTGATAACATGGCATGGTTTGATAACTGAAAACtagaagaaacaaaagcttGAGGAGAATTATCTGCCCCACCAGAGGTAAGATCCCATCCTGCCCGTTTCTTCTCTGTTGAATGCTTAGATGATGACGGAGTATTAGCAGCAGCTTCACTTTTCCTCTTCCTTGGTGAATAGCCACCAAGTCCACTTGTTGACGCACCATGCCGATGGTTATGACTACTTGAGCCGTTAGTTGATGCTCTATCTCTATAAACATCAGAATGCTTTTTCCTAGAGCTATCTTTCAGAGAAAGCATTGGCAACTCTTTCCGTTCTTCAACATGATAGGTATGTTTTGCTGACCTTGGTGAAAAGGATGgggatcttcttcttcttttgttatCATGTTCTTGACTTCTTGATGGTCTCCTCTTTACTGTTGATTCTTCATGATGTGACACATTTTCCCGTCTTTGTTTCCTCTCTTGAATCCGTTGGTTATGATGTTTGCCAAGATCTTGTTTCACCATTGCATCCCTGTCAAGGGATTTATCATCTAGATGGTATTTTCTCTTGGCCTCTCTCTCATGTTTTGCTTTACCCTCTCCGTGCCTACCCTTATCCAAATCTCTATGATGCTTCTTTTCAGCTAATTTGTCAGAATCATTAATCAAATGTTTTCTTGATTTCTCCCTACCATTTCTACTTTTGTCGTGCTTTCTTTCAAAATGATACTCATTAATATTCTCAAAATCTCCAGTGTggtcctttttctttgttttccttTCAGATCTTGGTTTAATTGTTTCTGCATGTCTATCCTTATTAACCGAGTCTCTTTGATGCTTAATCCCATCTTCATAGTCATTTTTACTCAATCCTGCCATCTCTTTACCAGACTTTTCTTTAGTTATCTTGCCAGTTAAATCGTCTTCCTTTGCAACAGTGCTCTTAATGTTCTTTCTAGAAGTTGCATTTACTATTTCCTCAGAAACATGTTTTTGCCTGCTATAGGGTGGACTTCTATCATGTTTATAACTCATAGATTCAATATGATCAGGTATTTTCTTTGTAGAACTTCTTGGTGATTTATTCCATGCTTCCTTGAATGGGTCTTTCACATTTTCAAGCAattctttgtttcttcttctATGCATAATCTCCTCAAAACTAAACGGCCTTGTACGGGCTGCACTCTCATCATCACAATTATTCATAGAAAATGTATTATTTTCTCCATTCTTCTCCTTTAAACGAACAGATCTGCTCATCATGTATGATGCAAATAAATTATAGAAGTAATGATCACGTTCCCTAAGTGAGTAATGAGAATAAGGGAAATGCCAACAGGCTAAAATCTTGAACCAAATTATACAATAtcctgaaaaacaaaaagaagtcATGATTAtaataagaaatatttttattttttattttttattttttattaaaacagcCACCTCATATATGCATCTGTTTGCAAATTTTGTTCAACTAAATGCCAGGCAGAAAATTCCATATGAAGCCATTAATAATTCATTGATCTCTTCCATGATTGTCACATGAAAAACATGACTTaaaagaagaatgcaaaatATAAAGTTGCTGCTTATATGGCTCTCATGTCTATGTTGTATTTAGTCAATTAAATTGACTGCTAAACTGACAACCAGGTAGCATAAtgctaattttataaaatcagaGAATCATCCAAAAGAAGGAAGATGCATAAAGACTTCGAGGGAAAGGGAGGAAAATCATATAAGATGCATGCTGAACCTGAGGGAAATCTTttaactaaaaagaaaattattttcactACAACCTCGCACTTTGCATAAAGAAggatttattaacaaaattctcAAAAAGAAGGTCCtccttcaaattttaaaatagaggGGAAAGAAGTTCACTCTACTGCTACCCAAGTAAGGTCCCCAAAGTTAAGAACGATCTCACCTCAAGTTTGAGCCATGtaaacaataacaaaataacaaaaaaaactataattatGGGTCTCGATGTCTAATTACACTTCCAGAGTTCTAGTTTCTTTGTTAACGCattttttcaaatcaaactCTTACAAGCATATGTATAGTGATATGATACCAAAACAACTATGGGTACGAGTTACCAAATTCTTTAAAAGGAAGTGTATATAATTTCACACAAAGAAGAACACCAATTTTAACCTAAATCAAGTCTAAAGTGTTCATCATTTCATcatctgaaaataaaataacacaaataTTCCAGTCCaagaaacaagaagaagaagattgatATTGCCAAATAGAAATGGGACtttcaaaaacaagaaaattgatATAACCAAAAATGAATTATGGTTTGCAGCAACAAAATTGAACAAACAACAACAGAAACTGAATCATCCAAGACATGGTAGCAACAGCAGCAATATCAAATTGcagcagaaagaaaaaaaattaaataaataaataccttAGGCGCAGAAGCAGAAGGACAAAGGGTAAAGGCAGAGCAGAAGAGCAGGAAGAAAGTGTCGTCTCCGCCGATAGCCGCCGGCGGTAGAGAAGTTGGATGTGGCGGAAGACGTGATGGGCAGTCGGTTGCGAGACGAGAGAAGAGTGTGGGAGTGAGGAccgaatgaataaaaaaatgaccGAGGAGGGATTCTGGGAACAGGGATAGGGTTTCGGGTGTGTaaaagaaggaagagaaaaaaCCTCCCCGTCGGAATCAACTTgtttaaaatagagaaaaagacaaataggtccactatttttttttatatttttgtttttatggttaaaaaatAGAGTAATACCCCAAATCagtctctaaaaaattttagaccGCACACTTTAGTCcccaagaaataaaaatatccaaatcgATCCCCAACGTTAAATGCTGTTAGTCATTGGAGTTTCCGTCCGTCAAAAGATAATGTCCGCTGCTGAGGTGTAGCGTTAAGTTTTTCACGTGGCCATTAAGTGCCAGGTGGAGTGAAGAGGACAGTCAGTCCCTGTAGTCACAAACAGAACGACGCCGTTTTAGAGGCATGGAACGCTGCGTTTCCTGAGACTCCAAACCCTCATCTTCTTTTTACAAAGAATTGCCCTAACCCTCTCCACCGTCATCTCCCACCTCATATCCTACATCACCCTCAACACGCTCTCTAATCCATTTATTCTTCGTCGTTACTCTTTCATCCATGAACATAACGTCCGTTTGCTGCACCGTAACCGCCAAAGCATAGGAGCAAAATAGTGGGAAGGTTCGATTGTTAATCAAGCCTTAGTCGCGTTCACCAAGGTAACCCCCCGAAACCAAGAATGTAGTGCTTACTGCAAATATTGAAGGTGTTTATTATAGTACATGGTTAATCAAATTTTGAGTAGGTATTAATATGTTTTCGTTAGTAATAGCAGAGCATCTTCAGCAAAGTGTGCTCTTATTATATGATTATATGATTCTTATGTTTCATTGCATTGTATCTTTGTAGCCCATGATTATACATGATTATGTATGATGCTTATTTAGAATAGTTAAATAGAGTAATTtatgaaattgaaaattaatcttctttttcatttctgGATTTGTGGTGTATGTAATTTAtgaagttaatatttttttcaccaTATATTGCAGATGGAGGATATGGTGGTTCCTGTGTTCCACCATGGAGGCAATATTGTAAGGGATAATAAAGGTGTTATGCTATACATCGATGGAAAGATTGAGAGATTTTCTAAGATGGATATTGACCTCatttgcttctttgatcttcaaactttGTTCAAAGGACTAGGATACAGTGATTACAAGACAATGTACTGGTTTGATCCTGCTGCTTCAGAGTTTGAGTCCGGATTACACCCAATTAATAGAGATAAGGAGATAAATGAGTTGCGAGAGAATAAACAGAAGAACAGAAAGACTGATGAGTTTCACCTTTACTTTGATCactgatgattagatttttgatggtttagaatttcacaaatgaattctcgttgcaagtatagttcctaaaccaaacaataatcttttcatacaaaaagttgtttgtcactaaaacaaacccctaaatttataaaccgaagtattgaaacctcgggtcgttctccctaggaattacaatagagtgtcttgttattggttgtgagttattttggggttttgatatgaagcatgaaagataaatggcaagaaagtaaactaaggcctaaaaaggtcttggcaagggtttaaactaatggctaaaaaggttttggcaagggttggtggtcaaggatctctatcctaatcactaatcacaatatgagaattggcaaggattaatctcattaaatcatcctctaactagtagtaaaggaaagtcaaatgagctatatcaatcctaatccataAGTTCTAACTCTcaactaattcaattagtgagagcTAGAgtaaatggctcccaatcatcaattacttggacattagtaactcaagagttcctaagttacctttccaagccaagagcataaaactctactctaaaatccaaccaagcatttcatcaaacacttggaaggcataaaaggaaagcatagtaaattgataacaagaatagaatctaacaataa
This sequence is a window from Arachis duranensis cultivar V14167 chromosome 2, aradu.V14167.gnm2.J7QH, whole genome shotgun sequence. Protein-coding genes within it:
- the LOC107474322 gene encoding splicing factor U2af large subunit B, giving the protein MNNCDDESAARTRPFSFEEIMHRRRNKELLENVKDPFKEAWNKSPRSSTKKIPDHIESMSYKHDRSPPYSRQKHVSEEIVNATSRKNIKSTVAKEDDLTGKITKEKSGKEMAGLSKNDYEDGIKHQRDSVNKDRHAETIKPRSERKTKKKDHTGDFENINEYHFERKHDKSRNGREKSRKHLINDSDKLAEKKHHRDLDKGRHGEGKAKHEREAKRKYHLDDKSLDRDAMVKQDLGKHHNQRIQERKQRRENVSHHEESTVKRRPSRSQEHDNKRRRRSPSFSPRSAKHTYHVEERKELPMLSLKDSSRKKHSDVYRDRASTNGSSSHNHRHGASTSGLGGYSPRKRKSEAAANTPSSSKHSTEKKRAGWDLTSGGADNSPQAFVSSSFQLSNHAMLSNIQSMALATSVDPTVVKPLAMILNDVSIGKNAHIDPVQLTQATRPMRRLYLENVPTSVTEKAVMDSFNNLLLSSGVNHIVQAQPCISCILHKDKGQAVVEFLTAEDASSALSFDGSTLFGCSMKIRRPKDYVEVTTGEPERSDDTAFATSDVVIDSPNKIFVGGISSHVSSEMLMEIAGAFGSLKAYHFETGDNIGSHAFLEYVDHSVTIKACAGLNGMKLGGEVLTVVQAMPDALAMENGGKLPSYIIPEHAKPLLRKPTQVLKIKNVFAMESISSLPGMAVEEILEDVRLECARFGTIKSLNVVKHTGEMNSEPKSESEVKNKVDFEEALEDRMCNTNDEEPSFSERATLLESKESSGMDSYYEKELEDKVDDNRNVGLNDDAFDYKSCLEQCESDVTTKDTGKKSIPSSNTQECAGYLDTLEDGPKSLDNMVANNTGSEAETKTVASIVDPNNSVCVVQESSPKRDEEDDIHDSVFEQGSVLVEFGRTEACCSVAHCLHGRLFDGRTVTVEYVSLNQYRARFNK